GCAGGGCGGCCGACAGGCCGAGCTCCTCGAGCAGCGGGGGGCGCAGGCCGTCGGTAATGCGACGCTTGAGGGCGATGCCTTCGTCGAGCATGCCCTTGAGCCGTTCGATCCGCTCGCGCAGGCCGTCCGCGTCGGCCCCGTCGAGCTTGCGGCCGATCCAGCCCGCGTCCATCTTCGCCGCGGTCAGCAAGGCCCCCAGTTCATCATGCAGCTCACGTGCGAGGCGCGCCTGCTCGGCTTCACGGGTGTCGGTCAGATAGCTGGCCAGATCGGAGAGCTCCGCCGTGCGGGCGCGCACCTGCGCCTCGAGGTGGTCGTTCTCGGTGCGCAGCAGGGCGTCGATGCGCGCGCCGAGCCGGGCCTGGCGTTGCTGCAGCACGTATAGCCAGACCAGCAGGAGCACGGCCACCACCGAAAGCACCGCCACCACCCAGCGCGTACTGCGGATGTGGACGATCGAGCGGTCGAGCGACTGCTGGGCGCGCGTGGCCATGCGGTACTTGAGCGCGGCCACGCGCATGCGGATCTTTTCCATGTAGCGCAGCCCTTCCGGTTCGGCCCGGCCCGGCGGCGCCTCGGTGCCGGCGTTGCCCTGGGAGACCGCACTGGCGAGGATGCGCAGCTTCAGCGTCACCAGCCCGGTGAGCTGGGCCAGATCCTCCTGGTCCTGGGCGCCGGGCCCCACGTCGTGGCGGATCTGCTCCAGGGTGTACTCGATGGCCGTCAGGTTGTCGAAGTAGGGTGTCAGATAGCCCTTCTTGCGGCTGAGCAGATAGCCGCGTACCCCGCTTTCGGCCTCCACCATCCGGATCAGCAGGCTATCGAGGCGGCCCAGGCGCTCGGCCTGCAGGTCGAGCTCGGCAAGCGCCCGTTCGCTGGACATGGCCTGCCAGACACTCAGCGCCGACACGACCAGCACCACGACGCCACCCAGGATCATCAACAGATCGCGCCAACGCCGGACGGTCCGGCCCACCTCGGCGACGGGTGGCAGGGCGTGCTTCATGGTCTCGGTTCTCCACATCGGGTCGGACGGCCGGCGCGCGATGCAGGACTGGTCCTACAGGCAAATCCGCCTCGTCCTACAGAAGGCACCGGCTCCGGCTTCTAGCATGAAATTGTCCAACGCGCAGCAAGGGCTGCGGCACGGACAACCGGACATTCTCAAGGAGCACAGTGATGAAACGCATCATCAGTCTAGTCGCCCTGTTGGCCATCGGCACCATGCCGCTGGCTTCGCCGGCGGCGCAGACACCGGCGCACCCCGACGCGGACGCGCCGGCCATGTTCAAGCAGCTCGACCAGAACCGGGACGGACAGGTCTCGAAACAGGAGGCCCGGCGCTCGGCCGAAACCCAGGCGACCTTCGATCGCCTCGACCGCAACCATGACGGCGCCATCTCCCTCGCCGAGTGGACCCGCGGGACCCGACCGCACGAGCGGATGTAAGGCGAGGCCGCGCGCGCACCGTCACGCATGGAGGAACGACCATGATTCGCCCGATTGCGATTTTCCTGCAGGCCGTGTGCCTGCTGCTGGTGCCCCTGCACGCCGGTGCCGTGGGCAGCCCCGACGCGCTGGTCCAGAACGTCACCAACGACGTCCTGGCCGTCCTGCGCGAGGACCGCGGCCTGAAGACCGACGGGCACCGCAAGGCGATCCGGATCATCGAACAGAAGATCGCCCCGCATTTCGATTTTCAGCGCATGACGCGCCTGGCCGTCGGCCGCGGTTGGCGTGATGCGAGCCCGACGCAACGCAAACAGCTCACCCAGGCCTTCCGGACGCTGCTGGTGCGCACTTACGCCAACGCGCTGACCCGCTATCGCGACCAGACCGTGCATTTCGATCCGCCCGCGGCACCGCGCCAGGGCGACGAGGTGGTCGTGCGCAGCGAGATCCGTCAGCCCGGCGCCCAGCCGATCGACCTGGACTACCGCCTGGCCGAGAACGGCGGGCAATGGAAGGTGTTCGACGTCAGCGTCGCCGGCGTGAGTCTGGTCACCACCTATCGCAGCAGCTTCGCCAGCGAACTGGCGCGCGGTGGTACCGACGGCTTGATCCAGGCGCTGCGCAAACGCAACGACCGCCTGGCCAACGGGGGCGCGGCAGGGTCCTGACGGCGACGACCGTCGGGGCGCTCGTGCCCGCAACGACAAGGAGAACCCGGATGATAGATCGCAGACGCGCCGTAGCGGCGCTGGCCCTGACGGCCGTGCTCGCCGCCTGCAGCGCAACCCCGACCCGTGAGAGCACGGGCGAGTACATCGACGACAGCGTGATCACCACACGCGTCAAGAGCGCCTTCGTCAGCGACAAGGCGGTGGACGCGCTGGACATCACCGTGGAGACCTTCCGGGGCCGGGTGCAGCTTTCCGGCTACGCCGACACCCCGGAGCAGATCGACCGTGCGGTCGAGCTCGCCCGAAACGTCAAAGGCGTCAAGTCGGTCACCAACGACATGCGTCTGAAATCAACCCAGTGACACAACCCACATGGAGGACATGTCATGAGAACGAAGTTCATCCTGCTGACCTTGCTTGCCGTACCCCTAATTTCGGCGTGCGACAAGCCGCAGACCACCTCCACCTCGTCGGCCTCCGCGGACACCCCGTCGGCGGCGGCCCCATCCCCGGGGAACCCGTCCGACAAAGCGTCGGGCATGGGCGGTCCCGAATACCCGCCCCTGCCGGAATCCGACACCCAGAAAGCCGATCAACCGGCTTCGGACATGCCGAACTCGGGTGACGGCACCTCGTCCATGGACACCCCGGCCAGCGGCGACAACACCCGCCAATGACCGGACATCGACCGCATGAGGAGGACATCATGAAACGCACCCTGACCACACTTTGCGTCGTGGCAACGGCGCTCATCGTGTCCGGATGCAGTGCCCTCGGCGGCACCCTCATCGGTGCTGCCGCGGGTGCCGGCGTCGGCAGTGCGGTGACCAGCGGCTCGACCGCCGGTGCCGTCGGCGGTGCCGCGGTGGGCGGCGTCATCGGCCACGAAATCGGCGAATGACCGCGCCGCCCGCGCGGCACGCCAACATCCTTTGATTCCCCATCCAGCGGCGACCCGTCACCGGCGGGTCGCCGCGTGTCATGGCCGGGGCTCCGCCGCCAGGGCGAGCAGGTGGGCCACGGCGGCGGCGAAGTCGTCCACCACCCGCGCCGGCCGCACCTCTTCGTCGTGTTCGTCCTCGGGCCGGTACTTGCCGGTACGCACGAGGATGCCGGCGATGCCGCAGTCCTGCGCCGCGCCCACGTCATCATGGAGATCATCGCCGATGAGCACCGCCTCGCCCGCCGGCACGCCCACGGCGTCCAGCGCCGCCTGGAAGAAACCGGCCGCCGGCTTGCCGACGATCTCGGCGCCCACGCCGCTGGAGAACTCCAGCCCGGTCACGAAGGCGCCCATGTCCAGCGACAGGCCATCCTCTTCCTGGAAGTAGCGGTTGCGGGCCATGGCGATGAAGGCGGCGCCGTCCATGAGCAGGCGGAAGGCACGGTTCAGATGGGCGTAGGTCAGGTGCGGGCCCATGTCGCCCATGACCACGGCGTCGGGGTGCTCGGCGCCCGGGCCCATTTCCGCTGCCAGATCGGGGTGGACGAGGTAGAAGGGCGCGAGGCCGCGCGCATCGACCACCTGCCGCGCCGCGGCCGCCGCGGTCTGGATCTCGTCTCCACGCACCTCGAAGCCCAGGCCGGTGAGCATGCGCGCGATCCGCGCCCGCGGCGAGCGGGTGGTGTTGGTCAGGAAGCGCAGCCGCAACCCCGCCTGGCGCAGGCGGGCGAGGGCATCGACGGCACCCGGAACGGCGGCGTCCCCCACGTGAAGCACCCCGGCCAGATCGATGAGTACGGCGGCGGGGCGCTGTTCCAGCGCCGGTACGGACATGGCTGAGACTCCTTGCCCGACGCGCCGACCGGCGCTCAGGCCAATGCGCGGACCCGCCCCATGGCCACATGCCTGGGCCGGCGGCCGCTGCCTTCCACGATCGGGTGACGGCAGGAAACGCCGTCGACGACCTCCCGGTATCTTCGTCCGCCTGCCGCACCGCTGGCAAGCGCGCCCGCGCCGCCAGCTGCCGCGAGGCCCGGGCATGTCGAGCGTCCGCCCGACCGGTCAGGCACTCAGGGCGTCTCGCCCGACTCGGCGGCGACGATGGTCGGCATGGCGACGGCCCGGGGGTGCAGATCGTCCACAATGCGGTTGCGCCCGGCGCGCTTGGCTTCGTACATGAGCGCATCGGCGCGGCGCACGATCTCGTCCGCCGAATCGCCCGGCCGGGCGCGCGTCAGGCCAAAACTCATGGTCACCCCGGGGAGGCCCTCACCGAAGGACGTGTGGACCAGCGTACGGCGCAAGGTGTCCATGCGCTCGCGAATGCCGTGGTGCGGAAAGCCCGAAAACACCATCAGGAACTCTTCGCCGCCCCAGCGGCACAGCATGTCGTCGCTGCGCAGGCCGCAGGCGAGCGTCGCGGCCACCTGGGCGAGCACCCCGTCACCGACGTGATGGCCGAAGGTGTCATTGATCGACTTGAAATGATCGACGTCGCCGAGCATGACGAACAGGGTGTCGCCGTCCCGCCCGGCCGTCTCCAGCGCCCGGTTCAGGACACGCATGCCGTGGCGCCGGTTGAACACGCCGGTCACCTCGTCGCGGGCCGCCACCTCCCGCAGGGCCGTCTCCTGATGCCTGGACACCTGCCGCACCATGATGACGACGAACACGATGGGCAGCGGCGCACACAGGGCATTGACGTAGTTGAGGATGCCCTGCACCTCGCGCAGCGGCGCGGCGATCGCGCCGATCGGGAAGATCAGGTGCAACGAGGCAAACACCAGCGATACGCACACCCCGGCGACCAGCGCGATGTCGGAGCGCATGTGCGGGTTGAGCACCAGCAGGCAGGCCGCCGACCACAGGTAGTACTGAAAACCCGCACCCAGGCCCACCTGCCACACCGCGAGGCAGGCATGCACGACCAGTTCGACGCAGGCGATGGCGATCGCGGCGCCATGATGGCCACGCAGGGCCACCCGGCCGGCCGCGAGCCACAACAGCACGCTGCCGACATTGACGGCGGCCATGAAGGCGAGGCCGTAAGCCACGAACAGCACCAGGAAGCCGACATGACCCAGCAGGCCGATCACGCTGCCGACGAGCATGACCAGCGTGCCGCGCTGCCCCCCCGGCGCCAGCCACGGGGGGCGGGCATGCCGGCGGGCGGCGGACGGCGGCGAGGCACCGTCGAATTCGGGCGGCTCCAAGGGCGGTGGCGTCATGAGATCAAGCGGCATCGATAAGACACCAACGGACCGGAACGCACCGGGCTTGAGCCACCGGCGTCGCTGTCACCTTTGCGACAAAGGCCCGACATGCCACATCGGTCACCATGCACAACTCCTTGTTTTTTATTATCTTTGTTGCTTGGCACGACGGTTGCTGCGGTGCAGCCACACCCCTTCGCACAGAGGAGCGGCAACGTGGAACTCCCCGTCATCAGCAATACCCCGACCGACGCCGGGGGCGGCGGCTGCGCCTCCAGCGGCTGCGGTACCGCCCCGGACGCCCTGTCTCACCTGCCGGACCACATCCGCGCCAAGGTACAGGACCACCCCTGCTATTCCGAGGAAGCACATCACTATTTCGCCCGCATGCACGTGGCGGTGGCGCCGGCCTGCAACATCCAGTGCAACTACTGCAATCGCAAGTACGACTGCTCGAACGAGTCGCGCCCGGGCGTGGTCTCCGAGCTGCTGAGCCCCGACCAGGCGATCCGCAAGATCAAGGCCGTGGCGGCGGAGATTCCGCAGATGACGGTGCTGGGCATCGCCGGCCCCGGCGACCCCCTCGCCAACCCGGAGCGCACCTTCGAGACCTTCCGCATGCTCTCGGAGCAGACCCCGGACATCAAGCTGTGCGTGTCCACCAACGGGCTCAACCTGCCCCAGTACGCCGACGAGATCGCCAAGCACAACATCGATCACGTGACGATCACGATCAACTGCGTCGATCCGGAGATCGGCGCGCAGATCTACCCCTGGATCTACTGGGACAACAAGCGCATCCGTGGTGTCGAGGGCGCGAAGATTCTCATCGAACAACAGCAGAAGGGCCTCGAGGCGCTGACCTCGCGCGGCATCCTGGTGAAGGTCAACTCGGTGATGATCCCCGGCGTGAACGACGAGCACCTGAAGGAAGTGTCGAAGATCGTCAAGGCCAAGGGCGCCTTCCTGCACAACGTGATGCCGCTCATCGCCGAGGCCGAGCACGGCACCTACTACGGCATCATGGAACAGCGCGGCCCCACCGACGACGAGCTCCAGGCACTGCAGGACGAGTGCGCCGGCGACATGGCCATGATGCGTCACTGCCGCCAGTGCCGCGCCGATGCGGTCGGCCTGCTGGGCGAAGACCGTGGCAACGAGTTCACCCTCGACAAGATCGACGTCATGGACGTGGATTACGAGGCCGCCATGGCGCGTCGCAAACAGGTGCACGACGACATCCTCGGCAAGCTCGAAGCCGAGCGTGCGGCCAAGGCCGCGCAGGTCCCCGTCCATCTGTCCATCGCCTCGGACGCCCGTCCGGTGCTGATGGCCGTGGCCGGCAAGGGCGGCGTGGTGGCGGAACACTTCGGCCATGCCCGGGAGTTCCTCATCTACGAGGCCTCGCCGGAGGGCGTGCGCTTCATCAGCCATCGCAAGACCGAGCTGTACTGCGCCGGGCTGGACACCTGCGGCGAGGGCGGCGTGGCCACCGGGGACGAACCCGAATCCGTGCTCGAACGCAACATCCGCACCCTGGAAGGCTGCGAGGTGGTGCTCTGTTCGAAAATCGGCTTCGAGCCCTGGAGCCAGCTCGAAAGTGCCGGCATCCAGCCCAACGGCGAGCACGCCATGGAGCCGATCGAGGACGCCGTCATGGCGGTGTACAAGGAGATGTTCGACGCCGGCAAGCTGGCCGTCCCCGCATCCACCCAGCAGGTCGCCTGACCGGAAAACGCGCCCGTGGCCGGCCACGCCGGCCACGCCATTGAAGCCATCGAGGAGCCGAACATGGCACTGCAAATCACCGCCCAATGCGTCAACTGCTGGGCCTGCCACGACGTGTGCCCCAACGACGCCATCTACCAGGACACGCCGCACTTCCTCATCGACGACGACAAGTGCACCGAATGCCTGGGCGACCACCCCGACCCCCAGTGCGCGGCCATCTGCCCGATCGAGTGCGCCATCGTCGACGAACTCGGCGACGCCCTGAACCCGCCCGGCTCGCTCACCCACATCCCGATCGAGAAGATCGTCGAGATGGCCTTGCTGCCCGCCGAATACCTGTAAGCGCACCGGCGGGGACGCCCGCCCGTGTCGAGGAGCCGCCATGGCGACCGTCACCTTCTACGAAAAGCCCGGCTGTGCCGGCAACCGGCAACAGAAGGCCCTGCTCGAGGCCGCCGGCCACCGGCTGGTGGTACGCAGCCTGCTGGCCGAACCGTGGACCGCCGAGCGGCTGTTGGCCTTCCTGGCGCCGCTGCCGGTGAGCGAGTGGTTCAACCCGAGCGCGCCGGCCGTGCGCGACGGTCACATCGTGCCCGAGCGGCTCGATGCGCCTGCCGCCATGGCCCTGCTGCTGGCCGATCCGCTGCTGATCCGGCGCCCGCTCATGGCCGTGGACGGCACCCACATGGTCGGCTTCGACAGCTTCGCCGTGGACGCCTGGATCGGGCTCGAACCGGCGGCGGCCACCCGCGGCAATCTGGAAGGCTGCGCCCGGGGCCGCGGCGCGCATGCGCCGTGCCCGGCGCCCACCGCCGGGGAGCACTGAGATGCGCCCGGCCGGTCTGTCCGACGCGGCGGTCGAACTGGCCCCGGGGGTCCACTGGGTGGGCGCCCTCGATCCGCATCTGCGCAGCTTCGACATCATCCTCAAGACCGCCAACGGCACCAGCTACAACAGCTACGTGGTGCGCGGCGAGACGGGCGTGGCCGTCATCGACACGGTCAAGGAGAACTACGCCGACGTGTTCTTCCGCCGGCTCGAATCCGTCGCCCGCTACGACGAGATCACCACCATCGTGCTCAACCACCTGGAGCCCGACCACAGCGGCGCCCTGCCCGAGCTGCTGCGCCGCGCGCCGCTGGCCAAGGTGTATCTGTCCACCCGCGCGCAGATGATGCTCAAGGCGCTGCTCAAGCCGCCCATGAGCGAGTTGCCCGACTACACGCCGGTGACCACCGGTGACGAAGTCGACCTCGGCGGCCGCACGCTGCGCTTTCTGCACACGCCCTACCTGCACTGGCCCGACACCCAGTGCACCTACCTGGTCGAGGACGGCGTGCTGTTCTCCGGCGACGTGTTCGGCTGCCACTTCTGCGATGCGCGCCTGTTCAACGACCTGGCCGGCGACTTCCGCTTCTCCTTCGAGTACTACTACCAGCACATCATGCGCCCCTTCCGCGAGCATGTGCTCGACGCCCTGGCACTGATCGAGCCGCTGCGCCTCGAGCTCATCGCCCCCGCCCACGGCCCCCTCCTGCGCCACGGGCCGCGCGACTACGTGCTGCGCTACCGCGAGCTGGCCACGCCGCGCCTGTGCAACGAGGCGCGCCGCGAGAAGACCCTGGTGATCTTCTACCTGTCCGCCTACGGCAACACCCGGCGCATGGCCGAAGCGATCGCCGCCGGCGCCGAGCGCCTGGCCGGGGTGCGCGTCTCGCTCTACGACCTGGAAGGCGGCGAGGCGGACGGCTTCACCGATCTCGTCGAGGAGGCCGACGGTCTGGCCATCGGCAGCCCCACCATCAACGCCGACGCGGTCAAACCCGTCTGGGACCTGCTCTCCTCGCTCACCAGCGTGAGCATCAAGGGCAAGCTCGGCGTCGCCTTCGGCTCCTACGGCTGGAGCGGCGAGGCGGTGCGCCTGATCGAGGACCGCCTGCGCGGACTCAAGCTGCGGGTGCCGGTGGACGGCCTGCGCGTCAAGCTGGTGCCCGACGACCACGAGCTCGATGCCTGCCGCGCACTCGGTCAGGACGTCGCCCGCCATCTCACCGGCACGGTCGAGCACCGCGCCATCGACCTGTCGGAGCTCGTTGGATGAGCACCCACGATCGTTGCAAGCATGTAGGCCGGAAAAGCGAAGCGCCTTCCGACACGGCAGCCTCACGACGATCCCAAACGTCGGATGGCGCTTCGCATATCCGACCGACGCCCCCATTCCCTTCCCCGCGAACCTGAGGATTCCCCCATGCCCAAGGCCAAAGTCACCTTCGAAGACATCGGCGTCACCGTCACCGTGCCGGCCGGCACCCGCCTGATCGAGGTCTCGGAAAAGGTCGGCGCCGGCATCACCTACGGCTGTCGCGAGGGCGAGTGCTGCACCTGCCTGACCCGCGTCGTGTCCGGCACCGACAACCTCGCCACCCCCTCCGTGCTCGAAGACCAGGTCCTCAAGGACAACCTGGCGCCCCGGGGGCACCGGCTGGCGTGCCAGGCGCAGATCCTCGGCGGCGAGATCACCGTCCGCCCGGGCTGAGCCCGTCGCCCCCCGACAGCGAGAACCCTTCGATTCCATCCACTTTTTTTTGGAGAACGCACCATGTCGCTCGTCACATTCACCAGCACCCTGCACAAGGACAAGACGGTCTATGCCGTGGCCGGCAGCCACACCCAGACCATCCTCTCCCTGGCCAAGGAACACCACATTCCCATCGACTTCGGCTGCGGCGAAGGCGACTGCGGCACCTGTCTGGTGAAGGTCTCGTCCCTGGACGGCAAGCGCCGCCCCATGGGCGGGCCGCTCAACGCCCGCGAAGTCGCCGTGCTCAAGGAGATGGGCCGCGTCAGCCAGGCAGAGATCGACCAGATGTACGTGGACGACATCCCGCCCAACCACTGGCGTCTGGCCTGCCAGATGATCGTGCGTGGCGGCGAGGACCTGCTGGTGGAGTACCCCAGCAAGTGAGCCCGCACGGCCCCGGCGCCGCCGGGGCCGCGACCCCATGGAGGACATTGCCATGAATGCCACCGACGCCGTCGTCATGCGCACCCACCTGCAGGCCGATCTGTTGCGCCGCCGGGTCGAGCCGGCCGTTGCCGCCGACCCCAACCGCGCCCTGTTCGCCAGCCTCGTCGCCGGCCAGGGCACCGGCTTCGGCTGCCTGGGCGCCGACCTGGGCCTGGGGACCGTCGCCTTCGTGCGCATGCTCAATCACTTCTTTCCCGGCCCGGTGCCGCGCACCCGCGCCCGCGAGCTCGAGGCCATCCCCGAGTGGGACGACCTGCGCAAGCTGATGCTCGATCACCGCGCCGGGCGCCATCGCGCCGAGACCTGGATGGCCGACATCGTCGCCACCGCCTGCGCCGGCCGCGACCACCTGTGGCAGGACCTCGGGCTGGCCGACCGCGCCGAGCTGTCCACCCTGCTGCATCACAACTTCCCGGCGCTGGCCGGGCGGAACACCGGCGACATGAAGTGGAAGAAGTTCCTCTACAAGCAGTTCTGTGCCGCCGAGGGGATCTACGTGTGCCCGGCGCCGTCATGCAGCGAGTGTGCGGATCATGCCAAGTGTTTCGCCCCGGAAACGTGAGGATGCGCGCGCTGCGGCGCCGACGCGGCGCACCGGCGTGCGGTGTCGGGACGCCACGACCACGGACATGAACGGCCGACACGGTGCGCCCTTCCAGTAACGCCCCCCTGCGATGGCCCGATGCCGACACCCTGCGCGAGCGGGCCGTCGGCGCCTATCTGGGGCTGGCCATCGGCGATGCGCTGGGCGCCACCGTCGAGTTCATGACGCCGCGCGAGATCCAGGCGCGGCACGGCGTGCACAAGGAGCTCACCGGCGGCGGCTGGCTCAGGCTCAAGCCCGGGCAGGTGACCGACGACACCACCATGTCGCTCGCCCTGGGCGCGGCCATCCTCGAGCACGACGGCCGCGTCGTCCCGGACGCCTGCGCCCGCGCCTTCGACGCCTGGATGCGCGCCAAGCCGGTGGACATCGGCAACACGGTGCGCCGCAACCTCGTCACCTGGCGCCGCACCGGTGATCCGCAGGCCCCGGCATCGGAGCACGACGCCGGCAACGGCGCCGCCATGCGCGTGCTGCCGGTGGCGCTGGCCACCCTGGGCCGGCCGCGCGAGGCGATCGCCGCGGCCAGCCGCGCCCAGGCCCATGTCACCCACCACAACGCCCTGTCCGACGCCGCCTGCGAATGCCTCATCGCCCTGGTGCATGCCGGCCTGCGCGATCGACCCCAGGCGGGTCAGGCCGCAATCGCCCGCCTGCTGGCGACCCAGCCCGTGTTCACGCCGCCCGCGCGGCGGGTCGACAATCCCAGCGGCTACGTCGTCCACACCCTGCAGGCGGTGCTGCAGGCGCTCGCCGCCCATGCCGACGCCGAGTCGGTGCTCCTGGATGTGGTCAATCGCGGTGGCGACGCCGACACCACCGGCGCCATCGCGGGCATGGTCGTGGGCGCCCGTCACGGCGCCAAAGCCCTGCCACGCCGGTGGTACGAACGCCTCGACCCACAAATCCGGGAGGCGTGCTGCACCCAGGCGGTCGGATTGCTGGCACATGTGACCACCGCCTGAACGCAAGGCAGGCGGCGCGGCACCCTGGTACACACGAAGGTGGTCGTGTTTATTTTCGGAGTCGACGGTTTTCACACGCCGATCAGCCTATAGTGGTGCGGTAACCACACCTTGGTTGCACATCTGGAGCATGGCCATGAGCAAAGCTCAACACGGCAACAAGGAAGCACGCAAGCAACCCCGTCTGACCCCCAAGGAAAAGAAGGCCGCCAAGCGGCTCAAGAAGCAGGAAGGGGAGTCCACTCCGCTCCTTCGCGGATGACCGCCACGATGGCGGAGGCGCGGATTTCGCCCCAGTCTGGCCGGCCCGCCGCATGACCCACACCCCGTCACGCGGCAACACCCAGGCCCACCACACCATGGGGTTAGTCGTCAGTTGCGAGCACGGTGGCAACCGCATTCCCGTCCCGTGTCGCAAGTATTTCTCCGGCCGCTTCGATCTGGTTCGCACCCATCGCGGATTCGATCCGGGGGCACTGGAGATGGCCCGGGCGGTAGCCAGCGCTCTGGGCGCTCCTTTGCTGGCATCCACGATTTCCCGCCTGGTGGTTGACCTCACCCGCTCCGTCGGTCATCGGCAGCTGCATTACGACACCGTGCGCGAAGCACCACTCACCGTACGCAGGCACATCGTGGACACCTACTACCGGCCTTACCGGGACTATGCCGAAACCCTCACCACCGAGGCCATTGCCCATCATGGCCGGGTGCTCCACCTTTCGTGCCACAGCTTCACCCCCGAACTGGACGGTGTGGTCCGAAACGCGGACATCGGCCTGCTGTACGATCCCAAGCGCCCGGCCGAAAAGTCGCTCTGTCTGCAGTGGCAAGAGGCCATGGCACAGCGCGACCTGCGTCTAGCCATTCGCCGTAACCATCCGTACCGTGGTGATGCCGATGGCCAGCTCACGACGCTGCGGCGCCGGTATTCACCCGAC
The nucleotide sequence above comes from Nitrogeniibacter mangrovi. Encoded proteins:
- a CDS encoding nitrogen fixation protein NifQ, which encodes MNATDAVVMRTHLQADLLRRRVEPAVAADPNRALFASLVAGQGTGFGCLGADLGLGTVAFVRMLNHFFPGPVPRTRARELEAIPEWDDLRKLMLDHRAGRHRAETWMADIVATACAGRDHLWQDLGLADRAELSTLLHHNFPALAGRNTGDMKWKKFLYKQFCAAEGIYVCPAPSCSECADHAKCFAPET
- a CDS encoding 2Fe-2S iron-sulfur cluster-binding protein — translated: MSLVTFTSTLHKDKTVYAVAGSHTQTILSLAKEHHIPIDFGCGEGDCGTCLVKVSSLDGKRRPMGGPLNAREVAVLKEMGRVSQAEIDQMYVDDIPPNHWRLACQMIVRGGEDLLVEYPSK
- the draG gene encoding ADP-ribosyl-[dinitrogen reductase] hydrolase, coding for MRPSSNAPLRWPDADTLRERAVGAYLGLAIGDALGATVEFMTPREIQARHGVHKELTGGGWLRLKPGQVTDDTTMSLALGAAILEHDGRVVPDACARAFDAWMRAKPVDIGNTVRRNLVTWRRTGDPQAPASEHDAGNGAAMRVLPVALATLGRPREAIAAASRAQAHVTHHNALSDAACECLIALVHAGLRDRPQAGQAAIARLLATQPVFTPPARRVDNPSGYVVHTLQAVLQALAAHADAESVLLDVVNRGGDADTTGAIAGMVVGARHGAKALPRRWYERLDPQIREACCTQAVGLLAHVTTA
- a CDS encoding 2Fe-2S iron-sulfur cluster-binding protein codes for the protein MPKAKVTFEDIGVTVTVPAGTRLIEVSEKVGAGITYGCREGECCTCLTRVVSGTDNLATPSVLEDQVLKDNLAPRGHRLACQAQILGGEITVRPG
- a CDS encoding N-formylglutamate amidohydrolase, with product MTHTPSRGNTQAHHTMGLVVSCEHGGNRIPVPCRKYFSGRFDLVRTHRGFDPGALEMARAVASALGAPLLASTISRLVVDLTRSVGHRQLHYDTVREAPLTVRRHIVDTYYRPYRDYAETLTTEAIAHHGRVLHLSCHSFTPELDGVVRNADIGLLYDPKRPAEKSLCLQWQEAMAQRDLRLAIRRNHPYRGDADGQLTTLRRRYSPDTYLGVELEINQRHVFTGGHHWSSLRALIIETLGEILERPIRPDPCTPLSRSPHARHAA